A part of Pseudobdellovibrionaceae bacterium genomic DNA contains:
- a CDS encoding acyl-CoA dehydrogenase family protein: MEKFAAPDLLLLEDEFSQEERMIRDSVRSFVDEELLPVIGEAFDKGIFPKDLIKPLGEMGTLGASLHGYECAGVSSTAYGLIMRELERGDSGIRSFVSVQGALCMFPIHSYASEELKNKYLPKMAKGELIGCFGLTEADFGSNPSGMRTTVKKDGSDYILNGSKMWITNGTMADLAIVWAKNEEGRIEGFIVDKDLPGFSANDIQKKFSLRASVTSELVFEDCRVPASHKLEVTGLRGPFSCLNEARYGIAWGALGSSMACYDEALRYAKSRIQFDDKPIAGHQLVQAKLVEMYSDITEGQLLALRLGRLKEEGKVIPQMISLAKMNNVSRALKHARLTRDILGASGITYEYQCGRHLLNLESVNTYEGTEDIHRLILGQHITGLPAFQ; the protein is encoded by the coding sequence ATGGAAAAGTTTGCGGCACCCGATTTACTTTTATTAGAAGATGAATTTTCTCAAGAAGAAAGAATGATTCGAGACAGTGTGCGATCGTTTGTCGATGAAGAGCTTTTACCCGTAATTGGTGAGGCCTTTGATAAAGGGATATTTCCAAAAGACTTAATAAAACCTTTAGGAGAAATGGGGACTTTAGGTGCTAGCCTTCATGGCTATGAGTGTGCTGGTGTGTCCTCAACAGCTTATGGCTTGATCATGCGTGAGCTTGAAAGAGGGGACTCAGGGATCAGAAGTTTTGTGAGTGTGCAGGGGGCTCTTTGTATGTTCCCCATCCATAGCTATGCTTCAGAGGAGCTTAAAAATAAATACCTTCCGAAGATGGCCAAAGGGGAACTGATTGGCTGCTTTGGTCTTACCGAAGCAGATTTTGGTTCTAATCCCTCAGGTATGCGAACCACAGTCAAAAAAGACGGTTCGGATTATATTTTAAATGGTTCAAAGATGTGGATCACCAATGGAACTATGGCCGATCTTGCCATAGTCTGGGCTAAAAATGAAGAAGGTCGCATAGAAGGTTTTATTGTTGATAAGGATCTTCCTGGATTTAGTGCTAATGACATTCAAAAAAAATTCTCTCTAAGAGCTTCTGTGACTTCTGAGTTGGTCTTTGAGGACTGTCGTGTACCTGCTTCTCATAAACTTGAAGTGACAGGACTTCGTGGGCCTTTTTCTTGTCTGAACGAGGCTCGTTACGGGATTGCTTGGGGGGCATTGGGCTCGTCCATGGCCTGTTATGATGAGGCTCTTCGCTACGCTAAATCCAGAATCCAGTTTGATGATAAACCTATTGCGGGCCACCAGCTTGTGCAGGCGAAGCTTGTAGAGATGTACTCAGATATCACCGAAGGACAGCTCTTAGCTCTTCGCTTAGGACGTTTAAAAGAAGAGGGGAAGGTGATCCCTCAGATGATCTCACTGGCAAAGATGAACAATGTCTCTCGTGCTCTTAAACATGCAAGGCTTACAAGGGATATTTTAGGGGCCAGCGGGATCACCTATGAGTATCAGTGTGGGCGCCATCTTTTGAATTTAGAAAGTGTAAACACCTATGAGGGCACCGAAGACATTCATCGCTTGATTCTTGGGCAACATATTACTGGGCTGCCTGCTTTTCAATAA
- the ygiD gene encoding 4,5-DOPA dioxygenase extradiol: protein MKMPVFFIGHGSPTNALEDNAFTRSLQGMRKLCPEDPKAVLCISAHWLTEGSWITHMKTPKTIHDFYGFPQPLFEVQYPAMGSPELADLIVDKISDPHIHPDDDLWGLDHGTWSVLRHIYPDAEIPVLQLSIDLTQPAQYHYDLGVKLRKLRDRGVLIVGSGNVVHNLRKIRWSKEAEPYDWAIECDEWVKTALLSRNDKTLIEDFAATEARRLSVPTTDHYYPLLYSLGAAEPDEVPQFTFEDIQLGSISMLTMAFGANFI, encoded by the coding sequence ATGAAAATGCCAGTTTTTTTTATCGGTCATGGGTCACCTACAAATGCGCTAGAAGATAATGCCTTCACACGCAGCTTGCAAGGAATGCGCAAGCTTTGTCCTGAGGACCCTAAGGCGGTTCTTTGTATTTCTGCTCACTGGTTGACCGAAGGAAGTTGGATTACACATATGAAAACACCTAAAACTATTCATGACTTCTACGGATTTCCACAACCACTTTTTGAAGTGCAATATCCTGCAATGGGCTCCCCAGAGCTGGCTGACCTGATTGTGGACAAGATATCTGATCCACACATTCATCCCGATGATGATCTGTGGGGCTTAGATCATGGCACATGGTCAGTGCTTCGACATATTTATCCCGATGCCGAGATCCCCGTCTTACAGCTGAGTATTGATCTGACTCAGCCCGCTCAATACCACTATGATCTTGGAGTGAAACTGCGCAAGTTACGGGATCGCGGGGTGCTGATTGTGGGCAGTGGTAATGTCGTTCACAATTTACGCAAAATCCGTTGGTCTAAAGAGGCTGAGCCCTATGATTGGGCGATTGAATGTGATGAGTGGGTGAAAACTGCTCTGTTGAGTCGCAATGATAAAACTTTAATTGAAGACTTTGCCGCCACAGAGGCAAGAAGATTAAGTGTGCCTACAACGGACCATTATTATCCTTTGCTCTACTCTTTAGGAGCGGCGGAGCCAGATGAAGTCCCTCAATTTACTTTTGAAGATATCCAATTGGGTTCTATTTCTATGCTGACCATGGCATTTGGAGCTAATTTTATATAA
- a CDS encoding DUF4442 domain-containing protein gives MSLENVKLTALVNGIGFLKLPLLAFCFPKVKELSEHKSVIKIRLGYRTKNHIRSMYFGALAIGAELSVAITAVDQIQKSKKRIDFIFKDFKAEFLKRADGHVLFICEEAGGVKQLIAEAAEKEDRLEKEFRGYAVVEGRPEDKIMTYSLTLSVKKRG, from the coding sequence ATGAGTCTTGAAAATGTAAAACTCACTGCCCTTGTGAATGGAATCGGTTTCTTAAAACTCCCTCTGTTGGCTTTTTGCTTTCCGAAAGTCAAAGAGCTTTCAGAACATAAAAGTGTGATTAAGATCAGATTGGGGTATAGAACAAAGAATCACATACGATCTATGTACTTTGGCGCTTTAGCCATTGGGGCTGAGCTGTCCGTGGCCATCACCGCTGTGGATCAGATTCAGAAGAGTAAAAAAAGAATTGATTTTATCTTTAAGGATTTCAAAGCTGAATTTTTAAAAAGAGCAGACGGTCATGTGCTTTTTATTTGTGAAGAGGCAGGTGGAGTAAAGCAGTTGATCGCCGAGGCGGCTGAAAAAGAAGACCGTTTAGAAAAGGAGTTCCGTGGTTATGCCGTTGTAGAAGGTCGTCCCGAAGACAAGATCATGACCTATTCTCTCACACTTTCAGTGAAAAAAAGAGGATAA
- a CDS encoding bifunctional methionine sulfoxide reductase B/A protein, with translation MDTKSHSSPYKKPTLDELKTKLTKEQYACTQEGATEAPFKNAYWDNKEDGIYVDVATGEPLFLSLDKYDSGSGWPSFTKPIDPKHLKLVPDHKLSVERIEVKSYSGDSHLGHVFDDGPKDRGGKRYCMNSAALKFIPLKDMKKQGYGPFLFHFKDKEKWQTANLAGGCFWGMEKLLGSLKGVIETQVGYAGGALQKPTYEDVRTGKTGHAEAVQVLFDPKLITYEDLLLEFFRIHDPTTVNQQGNDKGTQYRSAIFYENDEQKQVAKKVIQRVNSSKDWKKDVVTELKSANAFWRAEEDHQKYLEKFPNGYSCHLRRPYKF, from the coding sequence ATGGATACAAAATCTCACTCTAGCCCATATAAAAAACCTACTCTTGATGAACTCAAAACTAAACTCACTAAGGAGCAGTATGCCTGCACTCAAGAGGGAGCCACAGAAGCTCCCTTTAAGAACGCCTACTGGGATAATAAAGAAGATGGCATTTACGTGGATGTGGCTACGGGTGAGCCCTTATTTTTATCTCTTGATAAGTATGACTCAGGCTCAGGATGGCCAAGCTTTACCAAACCCATTGACCCTAAACATCTTAAGCTTGTTCCAGACCACAAACTCAGCGTGGAGCGCATAGAGGTGAAATCCTACTCTGGAGATTCTCATCTGGGACATGTGTTTGATGATGGCCCTAAGGATCGGGGTGGAAAAAGATATTGCATGAACTCTGCCGCCCTTAAATTTATTCCCCTTAAAGACATGAAAAAACAAGGATACGGTCCTTTTCTGTTTCATTTTAAAGACAAAGAAAAATGGCAAACTGCAAATCTTGCTGGTGGTTGTTTTTGGGGAATGGAAAAACTTTTAGGTTCATTAAAAGGCGTGATCGAAACCCAAGTGGGGTACGCAGGAGGGGCTTTACAAAAGCCCACCTATGAAGATGTACGCACAGGAAAAACAGGTCATGCCGAAGCCGTACAAGTGCTGTTTGATCCTAAGCTTATCACCTACGAAGACCTCCTTTTAGAATTCTTCCGCATTCACGACCCTACAACCGTAAATCAACAAGGCAATGACAAAGGAACCCAGTATAGATCAGCGATCTTTTATGAAAACGACGAGCAAAAGCAAGTGGCTAAAAAAGTCATCCAAAGAGTCAATAGTTCTAAGGATTGGAAAAAGGATGTGGTGACTGAACTTAAATCAGCAAACGCCTTTTGGCGTGCCGAAGAGGATCATCAAAAGTATTTAGAAAAGTTCCCCAACGGATATTCTTGCCACCTGCGACGTCCTTATAAATTTTGA
- a CDS encoding PadR family transcriptional regulator: MNTQFKKGVIEMCVLNLVASEDRYGYELIETISKSIEISEGTIYPILRRLSKEGYFETYLVESTSGPPRKYYKITKLGKEAALDLTKEWKSFAEKVNQILKSNNNR; encoded by the coding sequence ATGAATACACAATTTAAAAAGGGCGTGATCGAAATGTGCGTTTTAAATCTTGTGGCTAGTGAAGACCGCTATGGTTACGAGTTGATTGAAACCATCTCTAAGTCCATCGAGATTTCTGAGGGCACGATCTACCCCATTTTACGAAGGCTATCAAAAGAAGGTTATTTTGAAACTTATCTGGTGGAGTCCACAAGCGGGCCCCCGAGGAAGTACTACAAGATCACCAAACTGGGGAAAGAAGCAGCCCTAGATTTAACAAAAGAATGGAAAAGTTTTGCAGAAAAGGTCAACCAAATTTTAAAAAGTAATAATAACAGGTGA
- a CDS encoding DUF1700 domain-containing protein, protein MKKEEFISQLKVELIGELSTSEIQEILEDQVEFIHEAIASGRNEEEVIASLGNPKNFADSLKLENQVKKIKSTEDMWGKSKETWKATGLLVALMPLNLFLILVPGIAVLSFLFSWLSVGATLVFAGTILVFISFFSMLLGFTFPQFIGFVLLSLGVFSLGVSALSLLYKVLQVGFDLLVKYFNWNVKVFKGANL, encoded by the coding sequence ATGAAAAAAGAAGAATTTATATCCCAATTAAAAGTCGAGTTGATAGGAGAATTGAGCACCTCAGAAATTCAAGAGATTCTTGAAGATCAAGTGGAGTTCATCCACGAAGCCATAGCTTCTGGTCGTAATGAAGAAGAGGTGATTGCAAGTTTAGGGAATCCCAAAAATTTTGCCGACTCTCTGAAGCTAGAAAATCAAGTCAAAAAGATCAAGAGCACAGAAGACATGTGGGGAAAGTCCAAAGAGACATGGAAGGCCACAGGACTTCTAGTTGCCCTTATGCCCTTAAATTTGTTTTTGATTTTAGTTCCAGGAATTGCTGTGCTTAGTTTTTTATTTTCTTGGTTGAGTGTCGGAGCCACTTTGGTTTTTGCGGGCACAATCCTAGTGTTCATTTCCTTTTTTAGTATGCTTTTGGGTTTCACATTTCCGCAGTTCATTGGGTTTGTGCTTTTAAGTCTGGGAGTTTTTAGCCTTGGGGTGAGTGCCTTGTCCTTGCTTTATAAAGTGTTACAAGTGGGATTTGATTTATTAGTAAAGTATTTTAATTGGAACGTGAAGGTATTTAAAGGAGCAAATTTATGA
- a CDS encoding DUF4097 domain-containing protein — MKLFLISGVVGMCAVVVGAMLIGTGDFTGVNENLKFLENLDVRVDESGDKTNVSVKLGDGTKGGKGTIVVRDDDRIEVSLNKNTKFTEENFVFEDSKIKEIKIKGFSANIEISGSTDSKEFTIEMECAKEYQDTCQKMIQEQAGVLSIEGPGHSGFKFGKGQIVKNIEIEFPASSTKKLNMDLGAGNIEIEEAAFSEVQLNTGAGNISMDEVSVNRLEIKNGAGKIALESLDARGEVLISSGTGAIKIESLNPEPNITVKTGAGSIEFKNKAKMSDYKIKAKTGIGSVSLPQADKVVNGYSYFGSGKGTVELKTGTGSIKVK; from the coding sequence ATGAAACTTTTTTTAATTTCTGGTGTTGTGGGGATGTGTGCTGTGGTTGTAGGAGCCATGTTGATAGGGACAGGTGACTTTACGGGAGTGAATGAGAATTTAAAATTTTTGGAAAATTTGGATGTTCGTGTGGACGAATCTGGAGATAAAACCAATGTCAGTGTGAAGTTAGGTGATGGGACAAAAGGAGGAAAAGGTACTATTGTGGTTCGTGATGACGACCGTATAGAAGTGTCTTTAAATAAAAACACCAAATTTACAGAGGAAAACTTTGTCTTTGAGGATTCAAAAATCAAAGAGATCAAGATCAAGGGATTTTCCGCTAATATAGAAATCTCGGGCAGTACAGATTCCAAGGAGTTCACTATAGAAATGGAATGTGCCAAGGAGTACCAAGACACCTGTCAAAAGATGATCCAAGAACAAGCAGGGGTGTTAAGCATTGAAGGCCCAGGGCACAGTGGATTTAAATTTGGCAAAGGTCAGATTGTTAAAAATATTGAGATCGAGTTTCCTGCCAGTAGCACTAAAAAGTTAAATATGGATTTGGGTGCAGGAAATATTGAGATTGAAGAGGCCGCCTTTTCTGAAGTGCAGCTTAACACAGGGGCTGGCAATATCAGTATGGATGAGGTCAGTGTGAATCGTCTTGAAATTAAAAATGGAGCAGGAAAGATTGCTTTAGAAAGTTTGGACGCCAGAGGTGAGGTGCTCATCAGCAGCGGTACGGGGGCTATTAAAATAGAAAGCTTAAATCCAGAACCTAATATTACAGTCAAAACAGGAGCTGGAAGTATTGAATTTAAAAATAAAGCTAAAATGAGCGATTATAAAATCAAAGCCAAGACAGGGATCGGTTCTGTAAGTCTACCCCAGGCCGATAAGGTCGTAAATGGCTACAGCTACTTTGGATCAGGCAAGGGCACTGTGGAACTTAAGACAGGAACAGGGTCTATAAAAGTCAAATAA